GCCAGCATCATGCATTATTACCCATTTTCTGCAAGGTAAAATGAGAAATAGATTACTTAAACAccataaacatattttcttgCATGCACATGAAAAGGCATAAACAAgcatggagattttttatttagttaaaaataagacttatctgtgaataaaaaaaaactgtggccAGATGCCAAACATGGTTAAAAAGAACCACAGTAACATTGACATAAAAATATGTACATCAAAATATGGCTTAACAATGCAGCTTTCAGGTAAAAACATGCTTTAGAGGAATCTAACTGGCAGGAGTTAATAAGCCCATGCATACATACGGTACACACACAATGGCTTGCATAAACAATCACACAAGAATCTGGACGGTTACGTTCTACCATTAGTCTCTATCCTCTGGCCTGACTGCTAAGATTGTATGGAGTatagtcatgttttattttctgaaaaCAACTTGAAACACTgcatacaaatacataaaaaatggcATTGGTTTTccctgtgtaaaaaaaagaattgtttcCGCTATCGGTCATttgctggagagagagagaaaaaaaaaaaaaaaaaaaaaaaaaaaaggtccatgAATATAAATGACACTCCAATAGCAAATATTAGCGAGACCACTTAAGAGCAGAAATTCCACTACCCCAGGGTAAAAGGTGCTCCACTCAgtaacagcaacaacagcaaaaatGACAGCAGGAGGGTAACATTGTCCATTGGCTACATCACTTGTCAGTTCAGgtacttgtgtgtctgtgtctcccttcagagaagaagaggagcgCCTGAAGAGTCCGTTTCGGTGTCATGGTAGGGCGTGTAGGGTGTGGTGGTGCTGGAGGAGTAAGCTGTGAGAGAAGGAACTTTATTTAATGCACTGAAAACACATTACATGCACAAAtgtggggtggtgatggcacagtggatagGATACATGcatttggtgtgggagatctgggttcaattcccactacTATACATCAACCAATaagtccctgagcaagacacttaacccatagttgctccagaggtgtgcagcctctgacatatatagcaattgtaagtcgctttggctaaaagcgtcagctatgtaatgtaaatgtgagAGACAAAAGTTTAATCGGGACACTGAAACATTCAGTGGACACACAACTCTTTCTAAGAAACCACATCTGATTCATGCACACACTGTTCTTCTTGTTTTACCAGATTGCGTTGAAACCTAAGTTAACTGTCAGTGTTTCATATTGCTTCATAATCATGTGAAAAATTTACCACTTTACACAAAGATAGAGAAACTGAGGAATATGGTTAGGAAAGTAATCCCCCCCTTAATGTTTTTGCCCACACATGCTAAGCATGACACTATGTACTTTGTCTCCCTCTTATGGAAAATAGTGCAAGTTACATGTTTAATCTGAGAAACTATAAATCACACAGACGCATTAAAATGTTAACTTAAACTGAGCCATTTTTCATGCACAAAAGTAAGTGGAAGATATCCTAAAAATGTCTGAGTTTACTTTTAATCTGAAGGCTAGATTTGATATAGAACAAGCCCTCTTGATTTGCCCTAGCCTGTGGTATGCTAGTTGAGAAACATTGAGCTTTTGCATGACACCTCATACAGGTAAAACAGGAATGTGTTGGCGGGGGCAGACAGCCTGAGGAAACGGGGTTAAACAGGACaactgcaacacaaacactAAAAGCTCAACATTTGACAGAATAATTCAGATTCCTTGCTTTGTATCTAGTTTACTGGGTTTTGTTAAGTAGATTTTATTTTCTACAAATAAGTAAGAAATCTTTAACCTTTCAGTACAAATCACATTGTTTCCAGAATTTAGAATACTTCTTTTGATGCTAGTGCAGCTATCGGTCTTATTCTCTGCGGTTATAAGGTGAGGAcaatacatttcttttcatcTTTGACACACACTGTTGTCTAAAGGGAAAACTTTTTAAGACTGATGTACATcttaaaatatacattatagGTTCATATAGTTCCATTAAATTTGACCCAATGAGACACAAAAGTTTAACCGGGACACTGACACATTCACAGGCCACATAGTGAAAGTTGTGGACACACAATGTGGTGTTCCCTCATTCAAAGACATGCAACAGGACACCCCATCCTTTTAACTGGCTTTCTGCAGAACAACATCAGAAAAGAGGCTGCTGCTCAATAATCCATATGTAACCCAAGTTGTTCGCTAAAATTACCTAATAAACCATGGGACATTATGTGGCATATATTTAATGGTACTCGATCTGCTGCTCTGGCAGGTGGTGTAGAATGACCGCTGAGCTGGAGAGGAGAATGAGGCAGATTGATAAATGGGTGTAAGGTGGcagaagagggggaggaggtagCTAATGAGCGAGGGATTGTAATATGCAAAGAAAAGGGCAGGAATGTGGGGCTTTCACTGGTTAAAGAGGTAGAGAGGATGTGAGAAAATgcctgcagctgcagcaggtaCAATGGACTGGAAAGACCTGAGTCCCACACACTGATTCACCGGGGTAGTAATTATACCTCAATGACCAGAACAAATGAAGACGGTATCTCCATCAGCACAATGTGTAcaattattaataaaatgtgCAATATTTCTAACCACTACTCACACGCTTGTACACTCTGGTGCTGACTGATTCTAGTCCTCTATCTAATGCAACTCTTAATTCCTCTCACGTGCATTTACATCAACCCAAAACAagacatactgtaaatgtatcCCACAATGTACTCACTTCTCCCGCTGTAAGGTCTCATTTTCCTCGCCAGCTCATCAGACGGCGTTTGCTCCGACACTTTCACCTCTGGAACTGTGGAGGTggacaaaaagacaaaatgagCGCAAGGTAGACAAGGAGCTTCAACAGACAGACATTAACGCACTCTCATTATAGAACTAATCCGGTCATCTCGGCTATTGTTCAATATGTTTAACGAGACAGCATGTACCTGTATCAACTTGTCTCAGATTAACCAATTATTGTGACGTCATTGCCTGGTGTATTAGGGCTTAAAAACTTTgagccaaacaaaaaaagcgTGCCAACAGACACTGAGTCATTCAGGGAAAACAGGTCAGATGATTGGTATATTTGGTATGCTGCAGCCAGATGGTGGTTAAAAAAGTTGTCATGTGgtatcttattattattattattattattattattattattattattattattattattattatctatacagcagtaaacgttaacataATTGTCGCATGACATTCTTACAGTCACTGCTCAAAGTGTTGGTCATGGTCTCGTGGCCACTGTCAGGGAGAGTCCCGTCACTCCTCCCATTAGTACGCTGTCCTGTAGACTGATGGCTCTTATTTCTCTTGCCCTTTCGCGTGCTGATGCGGATGACTCCGTGCACCAGCTTGCACTCTGCCTCCTGCTCCTCCAGGTTGTAGTCCTGAGCAATGCTGTAGATGAGCTCGCTGATCTCGTTGGTCTTGCGGGAGAAAGAGGAGTCAGAGGTGCACTTGGCCAGCTGGTCAATCTGGTGCAGGGCGTAAAGCTCCAGCAGCTTCTTGGTGATAAGAGAGTCAATGTCTGTGCCTGTGTCACCCAGGTCATCTAAGTCATAGTCCTCACGGGATAACAGGCTGGTGTTGCTGACAGGCCGCTGGCTTTCCCCCTTGCCGGGTGTACGGGTTCGTTTGGGGGCAGCAACCGTATACCTTACTGTCTGACCTGCGATGCGCACATCTGGGTAGCGGAAGCTGTCACTCGTCAACTTAGAGGCTTTGGTAGACTTGCTGGACTCCAAAGGCATGCCACAAGTGGGGCTGGTCACAGCTATGCCATTAGGAGGGTGTGGCTCACTGCCTGCTTTAGGAGGATGGTCTGTGGAGCTCTCATTAACAGGCAGGCAGGGCTCTCGGCTGCCATAAAATCCACAGGTCAGTACACAGCAGATTAGAGCCTTACAGCCACTCCAACCCACGGAGGCGCAGGAGCCACAGGCATGTCTGCTGGTAGGCGTACTGTCTGCGGAGCCAGGAATAAATCCTATAGTCTCAGAGCCCCGACCCGTGCCATTACGTGGGTGGCCTCTGCTGCGACCATTCTTGCATTCCGAGTACCGTAAGTGGTCAGTGTGGTGCTCATGTAAATGCTCCCCACGAGGATCCTTGTAGGAGTCTTGGCTGGCCGCGCTCTCCTTGGATATAGTCCGAGCAGGTCTGTACTTTCCTGCTCTGGAGCTGTGGTGTTTGTGGTGGCAGGACGCCTGGGGAGCCCCTGTGCTGTGGCCAGGCATGGCTCAGAATACCTGGGACCTGGTGTGGGAGAAGCATGTTTAGAAATAATAACCAGGTGTAAACCTCCTCTTGTGTTGCATCACATGCTTGCAGCATTAAACGCACCATGACACATTAAAGTAGCCTGAATTAAAGAGTTACGTTGTTAACACTAGCTGCCAGTTAGAGCAACCTCCCGGAAATTCTGAGAATGTAAATAAAACGGAGTGCATTGATTGCTGGCCTGATAATAATTTGACCCATTTCGTCGCGCTCTTGGAGCATGTTTGTTCTACATGGGCAGAAAAACAGTTCAGAGCAAACCCATTCAACATTTAACCGTTTTTAAGGTGACTTATACAACGTTCACTTACCGCATAAGAGGAAACGCTTGTGGTTGCCTTTTATCCCAGATAACTTGTTCGGCGAGCAAACCGCGGAAGTCTCACAGAGAAAACTTCTGCTAGCGCTtcaaacagagaaagaaagacggaTTTCGACCGCCCACAGATTACCAGGTGACTTCCAAGAAACACCAAACTTTGCCAACCTGAAGTCGGATGCCTCAACCGAACAACGCAACTCGGCTCACTCGCGTCGTctccttttttttgtaaaacttaTCTCTTGTTAGCATTGTGTTGCCGTGAGTTTCCAATGTTTGGCTATTAACTGTGGCTACAGCTAATCCCAGATCCTACACCCACCCACAGGTGAGTCGTGACGTCATTTTAGGGCGGATATAAGAGCACAGAAGAAggaaagaggagggaaggacaataaaagacaacaaaaagagGACCAGTGAAGaaaaagatggaaaagaaaaagaaaatggttgCAAATCTGATATAAAAGGGAAACTTTAGATCTTTTGTCAGATTGTAATTGAGTACCATGTGATGCAACATAACTGATGGTGAAATTCTGCACTTTACATTGTGACAAATGGCCTTTttcatatatgcacacacatgctgtgAACACACCCGCGTGCGCGCGcgcactcccacacacacacacacggtaggtctgacatgcacacagaggTGCACAGCTGCAGAGCCAGCAGGTGTTTTTACCAAGCAATATCTTTCATTCTGCCCTATTTTTCCTCTATGGAAACACTTAATCACCCACTCTTTGAACTGAAATAGTAGGGCCACCTCACCTGGAGAAAAATTAGTCTGTGTAGAGTGGTCTCACTGCAGTCATAATAAAACAGGGgcacaaaaaaaatgaagtacatcaaaagtttattttatttataattaatgCAAATAATATTTCATATCATACAGTAGATTGAATATCTATTCCTTTTAATGTTGGAATATAGGTCACATTATGAATTCTACCACAATAAAGATTAACTGAACTCCAAGGATTAATCAGTACAATTTACTGGGTGTCTTTCTTaagtcaatatacagtacatttgtcATGCCATTGAGCTACCAtctatataatttatttttctggTCTTTTGCAGTATGTTAAGATATTTAAAGTCATGCTACTAATACCAAAAAACTTAGTTGACAGAAAATGAGAATATGTTTTCAATGTAGcctttgtattgtttttataaaatgtattacaaacacacaacattaGGGTCAATATACAGATAGAAGTGCCTCGAAAACACGAAAGCACTTTGTTAGATTTAAAAAGTAATAACTGCAGTATGTACAGGAAGCTCAAAAACATCTAGGGCATCTCACATCTACTTTAAATTATTCTAGCTTCATTAAAAGATCATAGGTTCACAGTTGAAGAGGTTGCCAGCTGTTtgacctgtgtgtctgtaggaAGCTGCACAATACAGGTGTCACTTTGCAGCTGCTGTGACAGAGCTAATCCTAAATGCCCTTGTGCCATGCTGCCTCCGTTATTTGCAGAGATGTGCCCCAGCCGAGGGTCTGAGTCAATCTCATATCTGTAGTGATATCCCTCCAGAATGTCCTGACATGCATCTCTCATTTCAATGATCCACTTCTTCATACCTTTGCGATTCAGGTAGAGCACAAAGAGAAAGACCATGCCCACAAACCCCAGCACCAGCCCTAGGAAGACATAGGATGTCTGCAGGGTGAGGTCAGCCACCTCTGCTTGGACTGGAACAACGCATCCGAGGGCATGGACACCGAGCCCTCTCAGCCAGGTGTCACTGAACCCTCTTGGTGAGGCACACTTTACAGCATCCACATCTACCTGAGCTCTTGATTCATTCAGCCAGGCCACAAAGTTTCTGATCTCACAGGAGCAGGTGTAAGGGTTGTCTCCAAGAAGGATCCGGATGTTCCCGAGCTTCTTCAGCTCTTGTAGACCATCAGCACTGAATGTCATGAAGGCATTGTGTG
This window of the Perca flavescens isolate YP-PL-M2 chromosome 6, PFLA_1.0, whole genome shotgun sequence genome carries:
- the kdf1a gene encoding keratinocyte differentiation factor 1; translated protein: MPGHSTGAPQASCHHKHHSSRAGKYRPARTISKESAASQDSYKDPRGEHLHEHHTDHLRYSECKNGRSRGHPRNGTGRGSETIGFIPGSADSTPTSRHACGSCASVGWSGCKALICCVLTCGFYGSREPCLPVNESSTDHPPKAGSEPHPPNGIAVTSPTCGMPLESSKSTKASKLTSDSFRYPDVRIAGQTVRYTVAAPKRTRTPGKGESQRPVSNTSLLSREDYDLDDLGDTGTDIDSLITKKLLELYALHQIDQLAKCTSDSSFSRKTNEISELIYSIAQDYNLEEQEAECKLVHGVIRISTRKGKRNKSHQSTGQRTNGRSDGTLPDSGHETMTNTLSSDFPEVKVSEQTPSDELARKMRPYSGRTYSSSTTTPYTPYHDTETDSSGAPLLL